The following coding sequences are from one Seonamhaeicola sp. ML3 window:
- a CDS encoding HU family DNA-binding protein, translating to MTKADLVAKISEKLGIEKGDVQATVESFMEEVKTSLESGDNVYLRGFGSFIIKTRAEKTGRNISKNTTIKIPAHNIPAFKPAKVFVEGVKSNVEVK from the coding sequence ATGACGAAGGCTGATTTAGTAGCAAAGATTTCTGAGAAGCTAGGAATTGAAAAAGGAGATGTTCAAGCAACAGTTGAATCTTTCATGGAAGAAGTAAAGACTTCATTAGAGAGCGGCGATAATGTATACCTTAGAGGTTTTGGAAGTTTTATCATAAAAACAAGAGCAGAAAAAACTGGTAGAAACATTTCAAAAAACACTACTATAAAAATACCTGCACACAACATCCCAGCATTTAAGCCTGCAAAAGTTTTTGTTGAAGGGGTAAAATCTAACGTAGAAGTAAAGTAA
- the mutY gene encoding A/G-specific adenine glycosylase has protein sequence MDFSKTLIRWYSVNKRSLPWRQTKDPYHIWLSEIILQQTQVKQGLPYYEAFLKEFPSVSQLANADESKVLKLWQGLGYYSRARNLHTTAKYVANELNNEFPKTYKGLLKLKGVGDYTASAIASICFNEETAVVDGNVFRVLSRYYGIDTPINSTKGIKAFKSLAQELIDKKRPADFNQAIMEFGAMQCKPKNPDCEVCPFNSSCVANSENRIGELPVKIKAAKVKNKYFNFLVFISEDGKTILEQREGKGIWQNLYQFPLIETKSEIGYNGIKEHLRNHELVKDIPFELSLYNEKIIVHKLSHQHLYTKFWIVNLSSLKNKGVLVTEIHQYPVPILIGNFIESFFLLILKKSYN, from the coding sequence ATGGATTTTTCAAAGACTTTAATTCGTTGGTACTCAGTTAATAAGAGAAGTCTTCCCTGGCGCCAAACAAAAGACCCATATCATATATGGTTGTCTGAAATTATTTTACAGCAAACACAGGTTAAACAAGGGTTGCCTTATTACGAGGCGTTTTTAAAAGAATTTCCTTCTGTATCCCAGTTGGCCAATGCCGATGAAAGTAAAGTACTAAAGCTTTGGCAAGGTTTAGGGTATTATTCTAGAGCAAGAAACCTACACACTACAGCTAAGTATGTGGCTAATGAATTAAATAATGAGTTCCCTAAAACCTATAAGGGGTTGTTAAAGCTAAAAGGTGTTGGCGATTATACTGCAAGTGCAATCGCTTCAATTTGTTTTAACGAAGAAACTGCTGTGGTCGATGGAAATGTGTTTAGGGTTTTATCGAGATATTATGGTATAGATACACCAATTAATTCCACCAAAGGGATAAAGGCGTTTAAGTCTTTAGCTCAAGAGTTGATAGATAAAAAACGCCCGGCCGATTTCAATCAAGCTATTATGGAATTTGGGGCTATGCAGTGCAAGCCTAAAAATCCAGATTGTGAAGTTTGTCCGTTTAATAGTTCTTGCGTAGCTAATAGTGAAAATAGAATAGGAGAATTGCCAGTAAAGATTAAGGCAGCCAAGGTAAAAAATAAATATTTCAACTTTTTGGTCTTTATTTCTGAAGATGGAAAAACAATTTTAGAACAAAGAGAAGGTAAAGGTATTTGGCAAAACCTTTATCAGTTTCCTTTAATTGAAACCAAAAGTGAAATAGGTTATAATGGTATTAAGGAACACTTACGTAATCATGAACTTGTAAAAGATATTCCGTTCGAATTATCTCTTTATAACGAGAAAATAATTGTGCACAAATTATCTCATCAGCATTTATACACTAAATTTTGGATAGTAAATCTAAGTAGTCTCAAAAATAAAGGTGTTCTTGTGACTGAAATACATCAATATCCAGTACCAATATTAATTGGTAATTTTATCGAATCATTTTTTTTATTAATTTTAAAAAAGAGTTACAATTAA
- a CDS encoding single-stranded DNA-binding protein yields MSGTLNKVMLIGHLGDEVKMHYFEGGGCVGRFPLATNETYTNRQTNERISNTEWHNIVVRNKGAEICEKYLSKGDKVYIEGRLKTRKWLDDKGNERYSTEIQCTDFTFLTTKKESGQNSQVSVSPQEPVANQNQQVDQPKQDDNDDLPF; encoded by the coding sequence ATGTCGGGAACATTAAATAAGGTGATGCTGATAGGGCATTTAGGAGATGAAGTAAAAATGCATTATTTTGAAGGTGGTGGATGTGTTGGAAGATTTCCTTTGGCAACAAACGAAACCTACACCAACAGGCAGACAAATGAAAGAATATCAAATACAGAGTGGCATAATATTGTTGTTAGGAACAAAGGAGCCGAAATTTGTGAAAAGTATTTAAGCAAAGGCGATAAGGTGTATATTGAGGGGCGTTTAAAAACACGCAAATGGCTTGATGATAAAGGTAATGAACGTTATAGTACAGAAATTCAATGCACAGATTTCACTTTTTTAACCACTAAAAAAGAAAGTGGCCAGAATTCACAGGTTTCGGTAAGTCCTCAAGAACCTGTTGCTAATCAAAACCAACAGGTTGATCAACCAAAGCAAGACGATAACGATGACCTGCCATTTTAA